One segment of Pleuronectes platessa chromosome 21, fPlePla1.1, whole genome shotgun sequence DNA contains the following:
- the LOC128426785 gene encoding interferon-induced protein with tetratricopeptide repeats 1, with product MSAQSEITLEGRLGVLQCHFTWDLEHDRKTLLSIKDWLQDIGTEEGCKWRGHIYNLQGYVHFKLGSIEEARSFFSRAAGTFRKMRGAEEGPWLVVTYGNQAWLHHLQGEQEESRAYLSKIDGLMTEDPSQDELHPETCAEKAWTLMKFSGEQKLLAADYFQRAIRMQPDMVEWQTNHVLALLSKQSTTEVEADIMEKLRKAREQDPENLYLAAIYLLQLAKRGQIDQSGARELATKLLRNPVSSYSGIKPLMWFYRTYTSLDEAVALAEEALKLHPEERYLKSCVALSYKWKLWENYSDPSPSLIEKGIRAYEDLLSLYPDSSFMKRIDLANYYAMSENTKTKSEKIFQQLLVEDLEPAEQQAFFNSYAKYLYYTQRQPKMSIQYHMKAAEIPIKSFFQGNSIKLLEKIRHRECNQDVDRFLSRLKESPK from the coding sequence TGCTCAGAGTGAAATAACCCTGGAGGGCAGACTGGGGGTGCTGCAGTGCCACTTCACCTGGGATCTGGAGCACGACAGGAAAACACTTTTGAGTATCAAGGACTGGCTGCAGGACATTGGCACAGAGGAAGGATGCAAGTGGCGTGGACACATTTACAACCTGCAGGGGTACGTCCACTTCAAGCTGGGGTCCATTGAAGAAGCCAGGAGTTTCTTCAGCAGAGCAGCGGGGACCTTCAGGAagatgagaggagcagaggagggtcCCTGGCTGGTGGTGACCTACGGGAACCAGGCCTGGCTGCATCACCTTCAGGGAGAACAAGAAGAGAGTCGGGCTTATCTGTCAAAGATCGACGGCCTGATGACTGAGGATCCATCGCAGGACGAGCTGCACCCGGAGACCTGCGCTGAAAAGGCCTGGACTCTGATGAAGTTCAGTGGAGAACAGAAGCTTCTGGCGGCTGATTACTTCCAGAGAGCCATCCGGATGCAGCCGGATATGGTGGAGTGGCAGACCAACCATGTGTTAGCGTTACTGTCCAAACAAAGCACAACAGAGGTCGAGGCAGACATCATGGAGAAGCTGAGAAAAGCCAGGGAACAGGATCCAGAGAACCTGTACCTCGCTGCCATTTACCTCCTGCAACTTGCTAAGAGAGGACAAATAGACCAAAGTGGAGCACGTGAGTTAGCCACAAAGCTTCTGAGAAACCCTGTCAGCAGCTACAGTGGAATCAAACCTTTGATGTGGTTTTACAGGACCTACACCTCCTTAGACGAGGCTGTGGCTTTGGCAGAAGAAGCTCTAAAGCTACATCCGGAAGAACGTTATCTGAAAAGTTGTGTCGCACTCAGCTACAAGTGGAAGCTCTGGGAGAATTACAGTGACCCAAGTCCGAGCCTGATAGAGAAAGGCATCCGTGCCTATGAGGATTTGCTTTCTCTTTATCCTGATTCCTCATTTATGAAGAGAATAGACCTCGCAAATTATTACGCAATGTCAGAGAACACCAAGACCAAATCTGAGAAGATCTTCCAACAGCTGCTCGTAGAGGATCTGGAACCTGCTGAACAACAAGCCTTCTTCAACAGCTACGCAAAATATCTGTACTACACTCAGCGGCAGCCTAAGATGTCAATCCAGTATCACATGAAGGCGGCGGAGATACCAATCAAGTCCTTCTTTCAGGGGAACAGCATCAAGCTTCTGGAGAAGATCAGACACAGAGAGTGCAACCAAGATGTAGACAGGTTTCTGTCCAGGCTGAAAGAATCTCCGAAATAA